A single region of the Candidatus Nanopelagicales bacterium genome encodes:
- the purL gene encoding phosphoribosylformylglycinamidine synthase subunit PurL, whose product MTLDTVATAAAAPDTEQPFAELGLKPDEYERIRQILGRRPTSSELAMYSVMWSEHCSYKSSKVHLRQFGEKAPESDALLVGIGENAGVVDIGDGWAVTFKVESHNHPSYVEPYQGAATGVGGIVRDIISMGARPLAVMDPLRFGAPDHPDTKRVLPGVVAGIGGYGNCLGLPNIGGEVVFDSCYQGNPLVNALCVGAMKHEDIHLASARGVGNLVVLYGARTGGDGIGGVSVLASETFDDTGPAKRPSVQVGDPFMEKLLIECTLEVLGAGLVEGIQDLGGAGISCATSELASNGDGGMHVWLDRVPLRDATLSPEEILMSESQERMCAVVTPGHRDAFLEICARWDVEAVVIGEVTDSGRLTIDWHGERIVDVPPRTVAHEGPIYERPFARPDSLDSVQANGPQGLPRPATTAELAQTFTQLLGSANLGSKAWITDQYDRYVRGNTVLAQPEDSGMIRIDEITGRGVALSTDCNGRFAALDPYVGAQLAFAEAYRNVATTGAVPLAVTNCLNFGSPEEPAVMWQFAEAVRGLADACQTMGTPVTGGNVSFYNSTGDTAIHPTPVVGVLGVIDDVERRTPQGWAADGEAIYLLGTTLDEFGGSEWAHVVHDHLGGLPPRVDLDRERVLAEVLVAGSRDGMVSAAHDVSDGGVAIALAEMAIRSGVGARTWVPDGMDPFVHLFSESAGRALVVIPRSEEQRFTAMCAARELPAQRIGVVDSGLGSDAGHPGEQVLVVALPGDDDLVLPLVQLRAAHDALLPDLFGSQD is encoded by the coding sequence ATGACGCTGGACACGGTCGCTACCGCCGCTGCCGCCCCCGATACCGAGCAGCCGTTCGCCGAACTGGGCCTGAAACCCGACGAATACGAGCGCATCCGTCAAATCCTGGGTCGACGGCCCACCTCGAGTGAACTCGCCATGTACTCGGTGATGTGGAGTGAACACTGCTCGTACAAGTCCAGCAAGGTCCATCTGCGCCAGTTCGGCGAGAAGGCTCCCGAGTCCGACGCGCTGTTGGTGGGCATCGGTGAGAACGCCGGCGTGGTGGATATCGGCGACGGATGGGCCGTCACGTTCAAAGTCGAGAGCCACAACCATCCTTCCTACGTCGAGCCGTATCAGGGTGCCGCGACGGGGGTGGGCGGCATCGTGCGCGACATCATCTCGATGGGGGCACGCCCCCTGGCTGTCATGGATCCGCTGCGATTCGGCGCTCCCGACCACCCCGACACCAAGCGGGTCCTGCCAGGTGTCGTCGCGGGCATCGGGGGTTACGGCAACTGCCTGGGACTGCCCAACATCGGTGGCGAAGTCGTGTTCGACTCCTGCTACCAGGGCAACCCCCTGGTCAACGCCTTGTGTGTCGGGGCCATGAAACATGAGGACATCCACCTGGCCAGCGCTCGCGGGGTGGGCAACCTGGTCGTTCTCTACGGCGCGCGAACCGGGGGTGACGGGATCGGCGGGGTGTCGGTCCTGGCCAGTGAGACGTTCGACGACACGGGACCGGCCAAACGCCCCAGCGTGCAGGTGGGCGACCCCTTCATGGAGAAACTACTCATCGAGTGCACGCTGGAAGTGCTCGGCGCCGGGCTGGTCGAAGGGATCCAGGACCTTGGCGGCGCGGGTATCTCGTGCGCCACCAGTGAACTCGCCAGCAACGGCGACGGCGGTATGCACGTCTGGCTCGATCGGGTACCACTGCGTGACGCGACGCTCAGCCCGGAGGAAATCCTCATGAGCGAGTCGCAGGAGCGCATGTGTGCGGTGGTAACCCCGGGACACCGCGATGCTTTCCTGGAGATCTGCGCCCGGTGGGATGTCGAGGCTGTCGTCATCGGGGAGGTCACCGACAGCGGACGGCTCACCATCGACTGGCACGGTGAGCGCATCGTGGATGTTCCGCCCCGCACCGTCGCACACGAAGGCCCCATCTACGAACGGCCCTTTGCTCGACCTGATTCCTTGGACTCCGTTCAGGCGAACGGTCCCCAGGGGTTGCCGCGACCGGCCACCACCGCTGAGTTGGCGCAGACCTTCACCCAACTTCTCGGGTCCGCGAACCTGGGCAGCAAGGCGTGGATCACCGACCAGTACGACCGCTATGTGCGGGGCAACACCGTCCTCGCGCAGCCCGAGGACTCGGGCATGATCCGCATCGATGAGATCACCGGCCGCGGCGTCGCGTTGTCCACCGACTGCAATGGCCGGTTCGCCGCCCTCGATCCCTACGTCGGCGCTCAACTGGCGTTCGCCGAGGCCTACCGCAATGTCGCCACGACCGGGGCGGTGCCACTGGCCGTCACCAACTGCCTCAACTTCGGATCCCCGGAGGAGCCGGCGGTCATGTGGCAGTTCGCCGAAGCGGTGCGCGGCCTCGCCGACGCCTGTCAGACCATGGGAACGCCCGTGACCGGCGGCAACGTGTCGTTCTACAACTCCACCGGCGACACGGCCATCCACCCCACTCCAGTGGTGGGAGTGTTGGGGGTCATCGACGACGTCGAGCGCCGCACGCCCCAGGGCTGGGCGGCGGACGGTGAGGCGATCTACCTGCTGGGGACGACACTCGACGAGTTCGGGGGGTCCGAGTGGGCGCACGTCGTGCACGACCATCTCGGTGGGTTGCCCCCACGTGTCGACCTCGACCGCGAACGTGTGCTCGCCGAGGTCCTGGTTGCCGGCAGTCGAGACGGCATGGTCAGTGCTGCCCACGACGTATCCGACGGGGGCGTGGCTATCGCGCTCGCCGAGATGGCGATACGCAGCGGAGTGGGGGCCAGGACTTGGGTACCCGACGGTATGGACCCCTTCGTCCACCTCTTCAGCGAGTCAGCGGGCCGCGCCCTGGTGGTCATCCCGCGCAGTGAAGAGCAACGGTTCACCGCGATGTGTGCAGCCCGCGAACTGCCCGCGCAACGTATCGGAGTCGTGGACAGCGGGTTGGGATCCGACGCCGGGCATCCGGGCGAACAGGTGTTGGTGGTTGCCCTCCCAGGCGATGACGATCTGGTTCTCCCGCTGGTGCAGTTGCGCGCAGCGCACGACGCATTACTGCCGGACCTGTTCGGCTCCCAGGACTGA
- the purQ gene encoding phosphoribosylformylglycinamidine synthase subunit PurQ, translating into MTRIGVITFPGSLDDRDSLRAIEAAGGTPVPLWHADTTLGEIDAVVVPGGFSYGDYLRCGAIARFAPIMTDVIHHANDGLPVLGICNGFQILCETHLLPGALTRNESLHYVCRDQSLRVENAHTAWTGGYEAGQDIVLPVKHGEGRYIADEATLDMLDGEGLVVVRYTGSNPNGSFRDIAGITNERGNVVGLMPHPEHAVEDLTGTPGTDGLGFFTSVLHSLVG; encoded by the coding sequence ATGACCAGGATCGGGGTCATCACCTTCCCGGGATCTCTCGACGATCGCGACTCCCTGCGCGCGATCGAGGCAGCGGGGGGAACGCCAGTCCCGCTGTGGCACGCGGATACGACGTTGGGTGAGATTGACGCGGTCGTGGTCCCCGGTGGGTTCTCCTACGGCGACTACCTGCGTTGTGGCGCGATCGCGCGGTTCGCGCCGATCATGACCGATGTCATCCATCACGCCAACGACGGACTGCCCGTACTCGGCATCTGCAACGGGTTCCAGATCTTGTGCGAAACCCACCTTCTGCCCGGTGCGCTGACCCGTAACGAGTCTTTGCACTACGTCTGCCGTGACCAGTCACTGAGAGTCGAGAACGCCCACACCGCCTGGACTGGCGGATACGAGGCGGGGCAGGACATCGTCCTCCCCGTCAAACACGGCGAAGGTCGATACATCGCCGATGAGGCCACCCTGGACATGCTCGACGGTGAAGGTCTCGTCGTGGTGCGGTACACCGGGTCGAACCCGAACGGGTCCTTCCGCGACATCGCAGGGATCACGAATGAGCGCGGCAACGTCGTCGGCCTCATGCCGCACCCCGAGCACGCGGTCGAGGACTTGACCGGCACACCGGGCACCGACGGTCTCGGCTTCTTCACGTCGGTCCTGCACAGTCTGGTCGGTTAG
- the purS gene encoding phosphoribosylformylglycinamidine synthase subunit PurS has translation MARVVVDVMLKPEILDPQGRAVQGALARLGLTGVSDVRQGKRFEITLDGDLDPERETLLAKLSEELLANPVIEDFTLRVEADVR, from the coding sequence GTGGCCCGAGTCGTCGTGGACGTCATGCTGAAGCCCGAGATCCTCGACCCTCAGGGTCGGGCTGTGCAAGGGGCACTGGCTCGCCTGGGACTCACCGGGGTGTCCGACGTCCGGCAGGGCAAGCGTTTCGAAATCACGCTGGACGGTGACCTCGATCCTGAGCGTGAGACCCTCCTCGCGAAACTGTCCGAGGAGTTGCTGGCCAACCCGGTCATCGAGGACTTCACGCTGCGAGTCGAGGCCGACGTCCGATGA
- a CDS encoding phosphoribosylaminoimidazolesuccinocarboxamide synthase: MGFPMAQGMRTLELGSPGPMREHLNSLVLAGRKVACFGLMAEYREEGEAPEWLGERLALVDDDGRWIATVEVTDTAEPTWGTVTWAQAEAEGEGFSSLADWRHGHREFWESEGRDIAADTELTWTRFRVVDPRPLLPPRPTAGDLGLPEGYEHVYSGKVRDLFRTPDGDLLVVASDRISAYDWVLPTLIPDKGAILTRMSLWWFDRLADLVPNHVVSADAPGRVGARGVVCRDLAMLPVECVVRGYLTGSGLADYRATGRVCGIGLPGGLLDGSRLPEPIFTPATKAAIGDHDENVDFQHVVRVVGGPTADELRTASIAAYSRAEAISRERGIILADTKFEFGRIDGEGDLILADEALTPDSSRYWPVAGWQPGHSQPSFDKQFVRDWLSSPESGWDRSGPEPPPPLPPDIVDRTRDKYLDAYLRITGRPFP, from the coding sequence ATGGGATTCCCGATGGCGCAGGGCATGCGCACCTTGGAGTTGGGGTCACCCGGGCCCATGCGCGAACACCTGAACTCGTTGGTCCTGGCCGGACGCAAGGTCGCGTGTTTCGGGTTGATGGCCGAGTACCGAGAAGAAGGCGAAGCGCCGGAATGGCTCGGGGAACGCCTGGCCCTGGTCGACGATGACGGTCGGTGGATCGCCACTGTCGAGGTCACCGACACAGCCGAGCCGACCTGGGGCACGGTGACCTGGGCCCAAGCCGAAGCCGAAGGTGAAGGGTTCTCCTCGCTGGCGGACTGGCGGCACGGGCACCGGGAGTTCTGGGAGTCAGAGGGTCGCGACATCGCCGCCGACACGGAACTGACGTGGACCCGATTTCGGGTCGTCGATCCGCGGCCGCTGCTGCCGCCCCGCCCGACAGCCGGCGACCTGGGACTGCCCGAGGGCTATGAGCACGTGTACTCGGGCAAGGTCCGCGACCTGTTCCGCACCCCGGATGGTGACCTCCTCGTCGTCGCAAGTGACCGCATCAGCGCGTATGACTGGGTCCTGCCGACGCTTATCCCGGACAAGGGGGCCATCCTCACCCGGATGAGCCTGTGGTGGTTCGACCGGCTGGCCGATCTCGTCCCGAATCATGTCGTCAGCGCTGATGCACCGGGCCGGGTCGGAGCTCGCGGTGTCGTCTGCCGGGACCTGGCCATGCTGCCGGTGGAGTGCGTCGTGCGCGGATACCTGACCGGGTCCGGACTCGCGGACTACCGTGCCACGGGAAGGGTGTGTGGGATCGGATTGCCGGGCGGCCTGCTCGACGGATCCCGACTCCCCGAGCCCATCTTCACCCCGGCCACCAAGGCCGCCATCGGTGACCACGACGAGAACGTGGACTTCCAGCACGTCGTCAGGGTCGTCGGCGGACCCACGGCCGACGAGTTGCGCACGGCGTCGATTGCCGCGTACTCGCGTGCGGAGGCGATCTCCCGCGAGCGCGGCATCATCCTGGCCGACACCAAGTTCGAGTTCGGCCGGATCGACGGCGAGGGAGATCTGATCCTCGCCGATGAAGCCCTCACCCCCGACTCCTCGCGGTACTGGCCAGTCGCGGGATGGCAGCCCGGCCACTCGCAACCCTCATTCGACAAGCAGTTCGTGCGGGATTGGCTGTCATCGCCGGAGTCCGGCTGGGACCGATCCGGACCCGAGCCTCCGCCGCCGTTGCCGCCCGACATCGTCGATCGCACCCGCGACAAATACCTCGACGCCTACCTGCGGATCACCGGACGGCCATTTCCTTGA
- the purB gene encoding adenylosuccinate lyase produces the protein MTAPDIANVLAERYASDTITALWSPQHKIGLERRLWLAVLQAQAELGVSVPDGALADYRTHVDDVDLASIAERERVTKHDVKARIEEFNALAGHEQIHKGMTSRDLTENVEQMQVRESLRVIRDKAVAALVMLGDLATRYRDLAMAGRSHNVAAQMTTLGKRFASAADELLIAVQRVEELIARYPLRGIKGPMGTAQDMLDLLDQDRDALHQLERRVALHLGFEHVLDSVGQVYPRSLDADVVAAVTQLAAGPSSLALTVRLMAGHELATEGFQPGQVGSSAMPHKMNARSCERINGFMVLLRGYNTMAADLAGGQWNEGDVSCSVVRRVMLPDTFFAIDGLFETFLTVLRDFGAFPAVIGEERDRYLPFLATTKVLMAAVRNGVGRETAHEAVKDNAVAVALAMRETGAANDLIDRLAADPRLGLTRDDLEKTLSDPLTFTGAAGEQVDAVVAHVAQRAQEYPAAAGYRPGDIL, from the coding sequence GTGACTGCCCCCGACATCGCCAACGTCCTCGCCGAGCGGTACGCCTCCGACACCATCACTGCCCTGTGGTCCCCACAGCACAAGATCGGTCTGGAACGGCGGCTGTGGCTCGCGGTGCTGCAGGCTCAGGCGGAGTTGGGTGTTTCAGTCCCCGATGGCGCGCTGGCCGACTACCGCACTCATGTCGACGACGTGGATCTGGCATCGATCGCCGAGCGGGAGCGCGTCACCAAACACGACGTCAAGGCGCGGATCGAGGAGTTCAACGCGCTCGCCGGTCATGAGCAGATCCACAAGGGAATGACCAGCCGCGACCTCACCGAGAACGTCGAGCAGATGCAGGTACGCGAATCGTTGCGGGTCATCCGGGACAAGGCGGTGGCCGCGCTCGTGATGCTCGGCGATCTGGCGACGCGGTATCGGGACCTGGCCATGGCCGGCCGCTCACACAACGTCGCCGCGCAGATGACGACGCTCGGCAAGCGGTTCGCATCGGCCGCCGACGAACTGCTCATCGCGGTCCAGCGCGTCGAGGAACTCATCGCTCGCTATCCGCTGCGTGGCATCAAAGGTCCGATGGGCACAGCCCAGGACATGCTCGATCTGCTCGATCAGGACCGGGACGCACTTCATCAACTCGAGCGGCGGGTTGCCCTGCACCTGGGCTTCGAGCACGTGCTCGACTCCGTGGGGCAGGTCTACCCGAGGTCGCTCGATGCCGACGTCGTAGCCGCCGTCACCCAACTCGCGGCAGGACCGTCGAGCCTGGCGCTCACGGTCCGCCTCATGGCGGGACATGAACTCGCCACCGAGGGTTTCCAACCGGGACAAGTCGGCTCGTCGGCCATGCCTCACAAGATGAACGCGCGCTCGTGTGAGCGGATCAACGGATTCATGGTCCTCCTGCGCGGCTACAACACGATGGCGGCGGACCTCGCCGGGGGCCAGTGGAACGAGGGCGACGTCTCCTGTTCCGTGGTCCGCCGTGTCATGCTGCCCGACACGTTCTTCGCGATCGACGGCTTGTTCGAGACCTTCCTGACCGTGTTGCGGGACTTCGGCGCATTCCCCGCGGTGATCGGCGAGGAACGAGATCGCTACCTGCCGTTCCTGGCGACCACGAAGGTTCTCATGGCAGCGGTGCGCAACGGGGTGGGGCGCGAGACCGCGCATGAGGCCGTCAAGGACAACGCAGTCGCGGTGGCGCTGGCGATGCGGGAGACCGGCGCGGCCAACGACCTCATCGATCGGCTGGCGGCCGATCCCCGGCTCGGTCTCACGCGGGACGATCTCGAGAAGACGTTGTCCGACCCCCTCACCTTCACCGGCGCCGCCGGTGAACAGGTGGACGCAGTCGTCGCGCACGTGGCGCAGCGGGCGCAGGAGTATCCGGCGGCGGCCGGCTACCGGCCCGGGGACATCCTCTAA
- a CDS encoding SHOCT domain-containing protein, whose protein sequence is MAILPARIPFVRIIIALLSLAVVAAALTILFLGMRSVMAIGGYCASGGPYVIAQKCPDGAWLIPVGIIVGLIAAFGYAMAAAALPGPRLWPLLWPALFLSLGWNFLEFGLNPPIGSGVAWGWLVCAIAFFVMGAAPLAFVLSRAGLRAVFWADAPSEVPVDPYRGVGYPARSRPASSPSQSGGRAIAAPRAGQAPDPASSEKSDDISEALERLTRLHDHGSLTDAEFTAAKQRLLEDG, encoded by the coding sequence GTGGCGATCCTCCCTGCGCGGATCCCCTTCGTACGCATCATCATCGCCCTGCTGAGTCTGGCCGTGGTCGCGGCGGCCCTCACCATCCTCTTCCTGGGGATGCGCTCAGTGATGGCGATCGGCGGCTACTGCGCCAGCGGCGGTCCGTACGTCATTGCGCAGAAGTGTCCGGACGGAGCCTGGCTGATTCCGGTGGGGATCATCGTCGGCCTGATCGCGGCATTCGGTTACGCCATGGCCGCCGCCGCACTTCCCGGCCCGCGGTTGTGGCCGCTGCTGTGGCCGGCGCTGTTTCTCTCGCTCGGCTGGAACTTCCTCGAGTTCGGGTTGAACCCTCCGATCGGCTCCGGGGTCGCCTGGGGCTGGCTCGTCTGCGCCATCGCGTTCTTCGTGATGGGAGCAGCTCCGCTGGCCTTCGTGTTGTCCCGGGCCGGTCTCCGGGCAGTGTTCTGGGCCGACGCACCGTCCGAAGTCCCGGTCGACCCCTACCGCGGTGTGGGGTATCCGGCGCGCTCCCGACCGGCGAGCTCCCCGAGTCAAAGCGGTGGGCGCGCCATCGCTGCACCACGGGCGGGACAGGCGCCGGACCCCGCATCGTCCGAGAAGTCCGATGACATCTCCGAGGCCTTGGAACGGCTGACCCGGTTGCACGATCACGGATCACTGACCGACGCGGAGTTCACCGCCGCGAAACAGAGACTGCTGGAGGATGGGTAG
- the purD gene encoding phosphoribosylamine--glycine ligase, with the protein MKVLVIGSGAREHALVKSLLADPGVTEVVCAPGNAGVALDCTTLSVDIADATAIADLAERLAPDLVVIGPELPLVNGAADAVRERGISCFGPSAAAAQLEGSKAFAKDVMAAAGVPTANSVVCADLAQVESALDRFAAPYVVKDDGLAAGKGVVVTDDRAQALSHARECLGRGAQIVIEEFLSGPEVSLFVITDGVNAVPLLAAQDHKRVGDGDTGANTGGMGAYTPLDWAPADLVERIMDDVARPTLAEMSRRGTPFAGVLYCGLALTPAGLRVVEFNARFGDPEIQAVLRLLDSPLGTVLVAAADGALDSLPPLRWRSGSAVCVVIAAHGYPGDVITGDDIVGIDRADNVPGVQVVHAGTQNRDGRVVTAGGRVLSVTAVGDDLAQALQRAYQGVALIEIRGAHHRTDIGRRAGV; encoded by the coding sequence GTGAAGGTTCTGGTCATCGGCTCCGGCGCCCGGGAGCACGCGCTGGTCAAGAGCCTGCTGGCCGATCCCGGGGTGACCGAGGTCGTGTGCGCGCCCGGCAACGCCGGTGTCGCGCTGGACTGCACCACCTTGTCGGTGGACATCGCAGACGCCACAGCGATCGCGGACCTCGCGGAACGACTGGCGCCCGACCTTGTCGTCATCGGCCCCGAACTCCCCTTGGTCAACGGCGCTGCCGACGCGGTTCGCGAGCGTGGCATCTCGTGCTTCGGTCCCTCCGCCGCAGCCGCTCAACTCGAGGGCAGCAAGGCCTTCGCAAAGGACGTCATGGCTGCTGCCGGGGTCCCGACCGCGAACAGTGTGGTGTGCGCGGACCTCGCGCAGGTCGAGTCGGCACTGGACCGCTTCGCAGCGCCGTACGTCGTCAAGGATGATGGTCTCGCTGCCGGGAAGGGAGTCGTCGTCACTGACGACCGGGCGCAGGCCCTCAGCCACGCCCGCGAGTGCCTGGGACGCGGGGCCCAGATCGTGATCGAGGAGTTCCTGTCCGGACCCGAGGTGTCGCTTTTCGTCATCACCGACGGCGTGAACGCGGTGCCGTTGCTGGCCGCCCAGGATCACAAGCGCGTCGGTGACGGCGACACTGGAGCGAACACCGGCGGCATGGGGGCCTACACGCCACTGGACTGGGCTCCTGCCGACCTCGTCGAACGGATCATGGACGACGTTGCCCGGCCGACCCTGGCGGAGATGTCCCGCCGGGGGACCCCCTTCGCCGGGGTTCTCTACTGCGGACTGGCTTTGACGCCTGCGGGCCTGCGGGTCGTGGAGTTCAACGCCCGATTCGGGGATCCCGAGATCCAGGCCGTCCTTCGCCTCCTCGACTCACCGCTGGGCACAGTGTTGGTGGCAGCCGCCGACGGCGCCCTCGACTCGCTCCCGCCCTTGCGGTGGCGATCGGGCTCGGCGGTCTGCGTGGTCATTGCCGCGCACGGGTACCCCGGGGATGTGATCACCGGCGACGACATCGTCGGCATCGACCGGGCCGACAACGTCCCCGGCGTGCAGGTGGTGCACGCCGGCACCCAGAACCGGGACGGTCGCGTCGTGACGGCGGGGGGGCGGGTGCTGTCCGTCACGGCCGTCGGTGACGACCTTGCTCAGGCGTTGCAGCGCGCCTACCAGGGAGTCGCCCTCATCGAGATCCGCGGGGCCCACCACCGCACCGACATCGGTCGTCGAGCTGGAGTCTGA
- a CDS encoding pyridoxamine 5'-phosphate oxidase family protein: MDTDPRNGMELLTDDQNWELLATSVVGRLAVAPGGRPDIFPVNYVTRSRTVVFRTAEGSKLSSLAVNQAVAFEVDGYDADTNEAWSVVLTGTARLVSSEDESVMMEELPLFPWNTTPKYHFVEITPAQITGRRFVAEGRR, encoded by the coding sequence ATGGACACCGACCCTCGCAATGGCATGGAGTTGCTCACCGACGACCAGAACTGGGAACTGCTGGCGACCAGCGTGGTGGGTCGGCTCGCGGTCGCACCGGGTGGCCGCCCGGACATCTTCCCGGTGAATTACGTGACCCGGTCCCGCACTGTGGTCTTCCGGACGGCGGAGGGCTCGAAACTGTCCTCACTCGCCGTCAACCAGGCCGTGGCCTTCGAGGTGGATGGCTACGACGCTGACACCAACGAGGCCTGGAGCGTCGTTCTCACCGGGACCGCCCGACTCGTCTCCTCGGAGGACGAGTCCGTGATGATGGAGGAACTTCCGCTGTTCCCGTGGAACACCACGCCCAAGTACCACTTCGTGGAAATCACCCCCGCGCAGATCACCGGCCGCCGGTTCGTGGCCGAAGGTCGCCGGTGA
- a CDS encoding adenylosuccinate synthase has translation MPAIVLVGAQWGDEGKGKATDLLGSRVDYVVRYQGGNNAGHTVVIGDQSFALHLLPSGILTPRCTPVIGNGVVVDPAVLMDELAGLNARGVDTSRLLISPDAHLITPYHVTLDKVTERFLGKARIGTTGRGIGPAYADKVNRLGVRVQDLFDANILRQKVEGALQLKNQILVKIYNRREIVGDEIVDSLLAYADQLRPMVTDTSRVLNDALDRGEVVLLEGGQGTLLDVDHGTYPFVTSSNPTAGGACTGSGIGPTRISRVVGILKAYTTRVGSGPFPTELHDADGDRLRTVGGERGVTTGRDRRCGWFDVPIARFAGRVNGLTDFFLTKLDVLTGWEKIPVCVAYEVDGQRVDDLPMTQTDFHHATPIYEMLPGWAEDISAAREVSDLPANARAYVRFIEDAAGVPVSAIGVGQDRVATISIRDLID, from the coding sequence ATGCCGGCAATCGTGCTCGTCGGCGCCCAGTGGGGCGACGAGGGCAAAGGCAAAGCCACCGATCTGCTCGGAAGTCGAGTCGACTACGTCGTGCGTTATCAGGGCGGGAACAACGCCGGGCACACGGTCGTCATCGGTGATCAGTCCTTTGCCCTGCATCTGCTACCCAGCGGCATCCTGACCCCCCGCTGCACACCCGTCATCGGAAACGGCGTCGTCGTCGATCCTGCCGTCCTGATGGACGAGCTCGCCGGGCTCAATGCCAGGGGCGTGGACACCTCGCGTCTGCTGATCAGCCCCGACGCCCACCTGATCACCCCCTACCACGTGACGCTGGACAAGGTCACCGAGCGATTCCTGGGCAAGGCGCGCATCGGAACCACCGGCCGTGGAATCGGGCCCGCTTATGCGGACAAGGTGAACCGGTTGGGGGTTCGCGTTCAAGATCTGTTCGACGCCAACATCCTGCGCCAGAAGGTCGAAGGCGCTTTGCAGCTGAAGAACCAGATCCTGGTGAAGATCTACAACCGACGCGAGATCGTTGGCGACGAGATCGTCGATTCCCTGCTGGCGTATGCGGATCAGTTGCGCCCCATGGTCACCGATACCAGCAGGGTGTTGAACGATGCACTCGACCGGGGCGAGGTGGTCTTGCTCGAAGGCGGTCAGGGGACGCTGCTCGATGTCGATCACGGCACCTATCCGTTCGTGACGTCCTCCAACCCGACCGCCGGTGGCGCCTGCACCGGCTCCGGGATCGGACCCACTCGGATCTCGCGTGTGGTGGGAATCCTGAAGGCGTACACGACGCGAGTGGGATCGGGACCGTTCCCCACCGAGCTGCACGACGCCGACGGCGACCGGCTGCGCACCGTCGGCGGTGAGCGAGGCGTCACCACCGGCCGCGACCGCCGCTGTGGCTGGTTCGACGTGCCCATCGCGCGGTTCGCGGGCCGGGTCAACGGTCTCACCGACTTCTTCTTGACCAAACTGGACGTGCTCACCGGATGGGAGAAGATCCCCGTGTGCGTGGCCTACGAGGTCGACGGTCAACGCGTGGACGATCTCCCGATGACCCAGACTGACTTCCACCACGCCACCCCGATCTACGAGATGCTGCCGGGGTGGGCGGAGGACATCTCCGCTGCCCGCGAGGTTTCGGACCTGCCCGCCAACGCCCGCGCGTATGTGCGGTTCATCGAAGACGCCGCCGGTGTCCCCGTCAGCGCCATCGGCGTCGGGCAGGACCGGGTGGCGACCATCTCGATCCGCGACCTCATCGACTGA
- a CDS encoding DUF2202 domain-containing protein: MTTGLLVMGGTVGCASAATPPTASPGTVAGAAQGGPGHGQRMGMNRGDAVGVTGAARLSASEKQELQYLTEEEKVAHDLYALAYDTYGLRIFANIAASETRHQQSLQRVLDAYGLSDPTAGQPAGSFTDPDLQALYDSLSAQVLQSQEAALDVGVAVEKADISDLTRAKSGMPREVKRVIGHLVTASEQHLRAFSMWSN, translated from the coding sequence ATGACGACGGGGCTGCTGGTGATGGGGGGAACAGTGGGGTGCGCCAGCGCCGCTACCCCCCCGACCGCATCACCCGGCACGGTCGCGGGGGCCGCGCAGGGCGGCCCCGGTCACGGGCAACGGATGGGCATGAATCGCGGCGACGCGGTCGGCGTCACCGGAGCAGCGCGACTGTCCGCTTCGGAGAAGCAGGAACTTCAGTACCTGACCGAGGAAGAGAAGGTCGCGCACGACCTCTATGCCCTCGCCTACGACACATATGGCTTACGGATCTTCGCCAACATCGCGGCCTCGGAGACCCGTCACCAGCAATCGCTCCAGCGCGTGCTGGATGCGTACGGTCTCAGTGATCCCACCGCGGGCCAGCCGGCGGGTTCGTTCACGGATCCCGATCTGCAGGCGCTGTACGACTCTCTCAGTGCGCAGGTGCTGCAGTCGCAGGAGGCCGCACTCGACGTCGGAGTGGCGGTGGAGAAGGCGGACATCAGTGACCTCACGCGGGCCAAGAGCGGAATGCCGCGTGAGGTCAAACGGGTGATCGGACACCTGGTCACCGCGAGCGAGCAGCATTTGCGGGCGTTCTCGATGTGGAGCAACTGA